The Daucus carota subsp. sativus chromosome 9, DH1 v3.0, whole genome shotgun sequence genome window below encodes:
- the LOC108203098 gene encoding 65-kDa microtubule-associated protein 6 produces the protein MLLKKHPSCSLEMLAVGTTYGGFTSSSCTSLIRELQQIWSDIGETEADKESMLVDLERECLEIYRRKLEEAANTKARLHQSVATKEAELATLVAALGELNISTKKKKATTLKDQLMLISPIVEDLKLKKEERLKQFSNMKTQIDRITAEISGYSNLANSGLTLDMEEQDLSLRKLNEYQTCLRAIQKEKSERLQKIMEYVNEVHILCGVLKIDFSRTVKDVHPSLHTTSLDQSRSISDSTLEGLEQAILKLKTERKVRFQKLKDIVAAVSELWNLMDSTREEKHKFAKIISISSETEFVEPDSLSMEIIEQASAEVERLTKLKASRMKELVVKKRSELEDICRKTHIVPDSNTDADKSLVMIDSGLVDPCELLTSIEGQIDKAKVEALSRKGIIDRIERWLSACEEENWLEDYNLDHSRYSAGRGAHINLKRAERARITVTKIPAMVDNLITKSLTWESERRKQFLYDGSRLVSILNDYKVTRQQKEAAKKQYRDQKKLQDLLLIEKESLYGSTPNPRRSLSFRKSNGYHANGNGSMTPAPRRSSVGCATPGLQTPRSYSGRHIGPFTEMRRLSTGPLNFVATGKEDIISFSSVCGSEPESPHQG, from the exons ATGCTTCTGAAAAAACACCCTTCTTGTTCACTTGAAATGTTGGCTGTGGGAACTACTTATGGTGGCTTTACAAGCAGCAGCTGCACTTCTTTGATAAGGGAACTTCAG CAAATATGGAGTGACATTGGTGAGACTGAGGCTGACAAAGAGAGCATGTTGGTGGACTTGGAGAGGGAGTGCCTGGAAATTTATAGGAGGAAGCTCGAGGAGGCTGCAAATACGAAGGCTCGTCTTCATCAATCGGTTGCTACTAAGGAAGCTGAATTGGCTACCCTTGTGGCTGCTCTCGGAGAACTTAACATTTCAACAAAG AAGAAGAAAGCGACGACCCTAAAAGATCAGCTCATGTTAATTTCACCTATAGTCGAAGATCTGAAACTAAAGAAAGAGGAGAGGCTGAAGCAATTTTCGAACATGAAGACACAAATCGATAGGATCACTGCAGAGATTTCAGGATACAGTAATCTTGCCAATTCTGGATTAACATTAGATATGGAGGAACAAGATCTATCACTCAGAAAGCTAAATGAATACCAGACATGTCTTCGGGCCATTCAAAAGGAAAAG TCTGAACGCCTCCAAAAGATTATGGAATACGTGAATGAGGTGCATATCTTGTGTGGTgttcttaaaatagattttagCAGAACCGTGAAGGATGTACATCCAAGCTTACACACTACAAGTTTAGATCAGTCCAGAAGCATCAGTGATAGTACACTGGAAGGTCTAGAGCAGGCCATCCTTAAGTTGAAAACAGAAAGAAAAGTTCGATTTCAGAAG CTGAAAGATATAGTTGCAGCAGTATCTGAACTTTGGAATTTGATGGACTCAACAAGAGAAGAGAAACATAAATTTGCCAAAATTATCTCTATATCATCAGAAACAGAATTTGTAGAACCGGATTCCCTTTCTATGGAGATAATTGAACAG GCATCAGCGGAAGTTGAGAGGCTCACCAAGTTGAAAGCAAGCAGAATGAAAGAACTGGTTGTGAAGAAGAGATCAGAGCTAGAAGATATATGTCGTAAGACGCATATTGTACCTGATTCAAATACAGATGCTGACAAATCTCTCGTGATGATCGATTCTG GTCTTGTGGATCCTTGTGAACTCTTGACAAGTATCGAAGGACAAATAGACAAAGCTAAAGTTGAAGCATTGAGCCGAAAGGGAATTATTGATAGGATAGAGCGATGGCTGTCAGCATGTGAAGAGGAAAACTGGCTTGAAGATTATAACCTA GACCATAGCCGATACAGTGCTGGAAGGGGTGCACATATAAATCTTAAGCGTGCAGAACGTGCTAGAATAACAGTTACTAAGATTCCAG CAATGGTTGATAATCTAATAACAAAGTCTCTGACATGGGAAAGTGAGAGAAGAAAACAATTTCTTTACGATGGG TCGCGATTGGTGTCTATACTGAATGATTATAAGGTTACCAGACAACAAAAAGAGGCGGCAAAGAAGCAATACAGG GACCAAAAGAAGCTCCAGGACTTGCTACTGATAGAAAAAGAATCCTTGTATGGATCAACACCTAATCCTAGAAGAAGCCTTAGTTTCAGAAAGTCAAATGGCTATCATGCTAACGGAAATGGTTCTATGACTCCCGCACCTCGCAGGAGCTCAGTTGGATGTGCAACTCCAGGACTGCAAACCCCGCGTTCATATTCAGGACGACATATTGGGCCTTTTACTGAGATGAGAAGACTGTCTACTGGACCACTGAACTTTGTGGCCACGGGAAAAGAAGATATCATATCTTTTTCATCTGTTTGTGGTTCTGAGCCAGAGTCTCCCCATCAGGGTTGA
- the LOC108202666 gene encoding importin beta-like SAD2, with product MDVQSLAIVLQAALSPRPDERKAAEQSLNQIQYAPQHLVRMLQIIVDGNCDIAVRQVASIHFKNFIAKNWSPHDLGEQSKILPADKDLVRQNILVFIVQVPPLLRAQLGECLKTIIHADYPEQWPALLHWVKHNLQNQQVYGALFVLRILSRKYEFKSDEERAPVHYIVQETFPNMLIIFNGLVQIASPSIEVADLIKLICKIFWSCIYLEIPKQLFESNAFNAWMVLFLNILERPVPLEGQPADPELRKSWGWWKVKKWTVHILNRLYTRFGDLKLQNPENRAFAQMFQKNYAGKILECHLNLLNVIRVGGYLPDRVTNLILQYLSNSVSKGTMYNLLQPRMDIILFEIIFPLMCFNDNDQKLWDEDPHEYVRKGYDIIEDLYSPRTAAMDFVSELVRKRGKENLQKFILYIVEIFRRYNDAAIEHKPYRQKDGALLAIGALCDKLKQTEPYKSELERMLVQHVFPEFNSPVGHLRAKAAWVAGQYAHINFSDTNNFRKALQSVVAGMRDPELPVRVDSVFALRSFVEACKDLDEIRPILPQLLDEFFKLMNEVENEDLVFTLETIVDKFGEEMAPFALGLCQNLAAAFWRCMHTAEDNDEADDPGALAAVGCLRAISTILESVSSLPQLFVSIEPTLLPIMRRMLTTDGQEVFEEVLEIVSYMTFYSPTISMDMWTLWPLLMEALSDWAIDFFSNILVPLDNFISRGTMHYLTCKEPDYQQSLWNVISTIMVDKNMEDNDIEPAPKLIEVVFQNCRERVDHWVEPYIRITVERLRRTEGAYLKCLLIQVIANALYYNASLTLNILQKLGVATEIFNHWFQMLQQTKRSGVRVNFKREHDKKVCCLGLTALITLPVDQLPGEALQRVFRATLDLLVAYKDQVAEAAKEAEAEHDDDMNGLQSDEEDDAEWSDKEMGVDAENGDEDDNKTLQRLAAQARAFRSNDEDDDDTDDDYSDDEVQQSPIDEVDPFVFFVDSTKAMQARDETRFRSLTQALDSHNQALANAVFQHAEQRRVEIEKDKLEKASRVAPPS from the exons ATGGATGTTCAGAGTCTTGCTATTGTTCTTCAAGCTGCACTTAGTCCAAGGCCAGATGAGAGGAAAGCAGCTGAACAAAGCCTCAATCAG ATTCAGTATGCACCTCAGCATTTGGTTAGGATGTTGCAAATTATTGTAGATGGGAATTGCGACATTGCGGTACGACAAGTTGCAAGTATACATTTCAAGAACTTCATTGCGAAAAACTGGTCCCCTCATGATTtag GTGAGCAATCAAAGATCCTGCCTGCTGACAAAGATTTGGTTCGGCAAAATATTCTTGTGTTTATTGTCCAAGTACCACCTTTGCTGAG GGCACAGCTTGGTGAGTGCCTCAAGACAATTATACATGCAGACTACCCAGAGCAATGGCCAGCTCTTTTACATTGGGTGAAACATAATCTGCAAAATCAGCAAGTTTATGGAGCTTTGTTTGTGTTGAGGATCCTTTCTAGAAAATATGA GTTCAAGTCTGATGAGGAGCGGGCTCCAGTTCATTACATTGTTCAAGAGACATTCCCTAATATGCTGATCATATTTAATGGTCTTGTTCAAATTGCCAGTCCTTCAATAGAAGTTGCAGACTTGATCAAGCTCATCTGCAAAATTTTTTGGTCTTGCatatat tTGGAGATTCCAAAGCAATTATTTGAATCAAATGCGTTCAATGCTTGGATGGTTCTTTTCCTAAATATATTGGAGAGACCTGTACCTCTTGAAGGTCAACCAGCTGATCCAGAGCTCAGAAAATCATGGGGTTGGTGGAAGGTCAAAAAGTGGACAGTTCACATATTAAATCGTCTTTACACACG ATTTGGTGATTTGAAGCTTCAAAACCCAGAAAACAGAGCTTTTGCCCAGATGTTTCAAAAGAATTATGCTGGGAAGATCTTAGAATGCcatttaaatttgttaaatgtGATCAGGGTTGGCGGTTATCTTCCTGACAGAGTTACCAACCTTATCTTGCAATATCTGAGCAACAG TGTTTCGAAGGGTACTATGTACAATCTGCTTCAACCAAGAATGGATATCATACTTTTTGAGATAATTTTTCCATTAATGTGCTTCAATGACAATGACCAAAAGCTTTGGGATGAAGACCCACATGAATATGTGAGGAAGGGTTATG ACATAATAGAGGATTTATACAGTCCCAGGACTGCTGCTATGGATTTCGTTAGTGAGTTGGTAAGAAAGCGTGGGAAAGAGAACCTTCAGAAGTTTATACTATACATTGTCGAGATTTTTAGAAG aTATAATGATGCAGCTATAGAACATAAGCCCTATAGACAGAAAGATGGTGCCCTACTGGCAATTGGAGCACTCTGTGATAAACTGAAGCAAACAGAACCTTACAAGTCTGAGCTTGAGCGCATGTTAGTGCAACATGTTTTTCCCGAGTTCAACAGTCCTGTGGGTCATCTTAGAGCCAAG GCGGCCTGGGTTGCTGGACAATATGCACATATTAACTTCTCAGACACAAACAATTTCCGTAAAGCACTGCAAAGTGTTGTTGCTGGGATGCGAGACCCAGAGCTTCCGGTTCGCGTAGACTCTGTTTTTGCATTGCGTTCATTTGTTGAAGCCTGCAAGG ATTTGGATGAAATTCGACCTATTCTTCCACAGTTACTAGATG AATTTTTTAAGCTTATGAATGAAGTTGAGAATGAGGATCTTGTTTTTACTCTGGAGACCATTGTGGACAAGTTTGGCGAAGAGATGGCACCCTTTGCTCTTGGATTGTGTCAGAATCTG GCTGCTGCCTTTTGGAGGTGTATGCATACTGCTGAGGATAATGATGAGGCTGATGATCCAGGTGCTTTGGCAGCAGTTGGATGCTTGCGGGCCATAAGCACAATCCTTGAGTCGGTGAGCAGCCTTCCTCAGCTGTTTGTTAGCATCGAGCCAACTTTACTTCCAATAATGCGTCGGATGCTTACTACTGATGGACAAG AGGTTTTTGAGGAAGTTCTAGAAATTGTATCATATATGACTTTTTACTCGCCGACGATATCTATGGACATGTGGACTCTCTGGCCATTGTTGATGGAAGCTCTATCTGACTGGGCTATAGATTTTTTTTCAA ATATCCTGGTTCCTCTAGACAATTTTATATCCAGGGGTACAATGCATTACCTCACTTGCAAGGAACCAGACTACCAGCAAAGTCTCTGGAATGTGATTTCAACT ATCATGGTTGATAAAAATATGGAGGACAATGATATAGAGCCTGCACCGAAGCTCATTGAAGTGGTGTTCCAGAACTGCAGGGAGCGGGTGGATCACTGGGTTGAACCTTATATAAGAATCACTGTGGAGCGGCTGCGTCGAACTGAGGGAGCATATCTCAAATGTCTATTGATTCAAGTG ATTGCCAATGCCCTTTACTACAATGCTTCTTTGACGCTTAACATACTGCAAAAACTTGGTGTCGCAACagaaatatttaatcattgGTTCCAGATGTTACAACAAACTAAAAGGAGTGGAGTACGAGTAAATTTTAAGAG AGAACACGATAAAAAGGTTTGCTGTCTGGGCTTAACAGCTTTGATCACACTTCCTGTGGATCAGTTACCCGGGGAGGCCTTGCAGCGTGTTTTCAGGGCCACTCTTGATCTACTTGTTGCATACAAAGATCAAGTAGCAG AAGCTGCAAAGGAGGCAGAGGCTGAGCATGATGATGATATGAATGGCTTGCAGTCTGATGAGGAAGATGACGCAGAATGGTCTGACAAAGAAATGGGTGTTGATGCTGAGAATGGAGATGaagatgataacaaaacacttCAAAGATTGGCTGCACAG GCGAGGGCTTTCCGTTCAAATGATGAAGACGATGATGATACAGATGATGACTACAGTGATGATGAGGTACAGCAGTCACCAATTGATGAAGTTGACCCTTTTGTGTTCTTCGTGGATTCAACCAAAG CTATGCAAGCACGTGATGAAACAAGATTCCGGTCCCTTACACAAGCACTTGATTCACATAATCAAGCACTAGCCAATGCTGTTTTTCAGCATGCCGAGCAGAGAAGAGTTGAGATTGAGAAAGATAAGTTGGAGAAAGCATCACGAGTCGCACCTCCTTCATGA